The DNA segment GCTCGAAGCATTCTTGCTGGCGTTCGTGCTCTCCGCGTTGATCGGTCTTGTGCTCGGCCTGATCTTCGGTATCAGGCGTTTTACCGGCGAAGTGGCCGAACCCATTCTGGCCGGCTTCTACACCATCCCGAAAGTGACGCTCTATCCGGTCGTGCTGCTGCTGTTTGGTCTCGGCATGTCCGCCAAGGTTGCCTTCGGCGTCATGCACGGGCTGGTGCCGATGACGCTGTTCACGCTTGGCGCGGTGCGCAACCTGCCGCCGGTGCTCATTCGCACGGCGCGCGTGCTGCGGTTGTCGCCCGGACGCACCATGCGCTGGGTGCTGGTGCCGGCTTGCTTGCCTGACATCGTCAATGGTCTGCGTATCAGCTTCTCGCTAAGCTTGCTTGGCGTCCTGATCGGAGAGATGTTTTCATCGCAGCGCGGCCTCGGCTTCCTGCTGGTCAACGGCATGGCGCAGCACAACGTGCCACTGTCGACT comes from the Bradyrhizobium erythrophlei genome and includes:
- a CDS encoding ABC transporter permease — translated: MSELSFDHKQKLIPRRHFRAFDAVVLTLLMLTFWQVIGSWTQGVAVSPPLPTLVYLGDLLATPMFWDHAAATLEAFLLAFVLSALIGLVLGLIFGIRRFTGEVAEPILAGFYTIPKVTLYPVVLLLFGLGMSAKVAFGVMHGLVPMTLFTLGAVRNLPPVLIRTARVLRLSPGRTMRWVLVPACLPDIVNGLRISFSLSLLGVLIGEMFSSQRGLGFLLVNGMAQHNVPLSTAVVTVIVVMAIAANTLMLRIGKRFAQRADTVAG